The following are encoded together in the Bradyrhizobium sp. CCGUVB1N3 genome:
- a CDS encoding ActS/PrrB/RegB family redox-sensitive histidine kinase produces the protein MTEIAASEFRHSRRHIRLDTILRLRWLAVLGQLAAIFIVAQGLEFNVPIIPCVTIIGLSAALNLALQTAVNPMRRLEGVHAAALLALNIVELAGLLFFTGGLQNPFSFLFLAPVLISATALPARLTFGLGLLAVACASVLVFFHLPLPWDTDDPLVLPPIYLVGVWLSIVLAIGVTSLYSFQVTEEARKLADALAATELVLTREQHLTQLDGLAAAAAHELGTPLATIFLISRELEKTVKDATFAADLKTLREQTQRCRDILSKITQLSSTGAPFDRMKLSELIEEVVAPHRDFGVAIKVRIAVAATMEPVGSRNPAILYGVGNIVENAVDFAHTTVEVNAWWNNDSLEILISDDGPGIPPDILNRIGEPYLSRRRLQDDGGGERRGLGLGVFIARTLLERTGAKVSFTNRTFPEHGAVVQIAWPRERFEATETIEETIG, from the coding sequence ATGACTGAAATTGCCGCTTCCGAGTTTCGCCATTCGCGGCGGCATATCCGCCTGGATACGATCCTGCGGCTGCGCTGGCTGGCGGTGCTCGGCCAGCTCGCCGCCATCTTCATCGTGGCGCAGGGGCTGGAATTCAACGTTCCGATCATCCCCTGCGTCACCATCATCGGGCTGTCGGCGGCGCTCAACCTCGCCCTGCAAACGGCGGTCAATCCGATGCGGCGGCTGGAGGGCGTCCATGCGGCCGCACTGCTGGCGCTGAACATCGTGGAATTGGCTGGGCTCTTGTTCTTCACCGGCGGATTGCAGAACCCGTTCTCATTCCTGTTCCTGGCCCCGGTCCTGATCTCGGCGACCGCGCTGCCGGCGCGGCTCACCTTCGGCCTCGGCCTGCTGGCGGTCGCCTGCGCGTCGGTCCTGGTCTTCTTTCATCTGCCGCTGCCCTGGGACACCGACGATCCCCTGGTGCTGCCGCCGATCTATCTGGTCGGCGTCTGGCTTTCGATCGTGCTCGCAATCGGCGTCACCAGCCTCTACTCCTTCCAGGTGACGGAAGAGGCGCGCAAGCTCGCGGACGCGCTCGCCGCGACCGAGCTGGTGCTGACGCGCGAGCAGCATCTGACCCAGCTCGACGGGCTTGCGGCGGCGGCCGCGCATGAGCTCGGCACGCCGCTGGCGACGATCTTCCTGATCTCGCGCGAACTGGAGAAGACGGTGAAGGACGCAACCTTTGCCGCCGATCTGAAAACCCTGCGCGAGCAGACGCAGCGTTGCCGCGACATCCTGAGCAAGATCACCCAGCTCTCCTCCACCGGCGCGCCGTTCGATCGCATGAAGCTGTCCGAGCTGATCGAGGAGGTCGTGGCACCGCACCGCGATTTCGGTGTCGCCATCAAGGTGCGGATCGCGGTGGCGGCGACCATGGAACCGGTCGGCTCGCGCAATCCCGCGATCCTCTATGGCGTCGGCAATATCGTCGAAAATGCTGTCGATTTTGCCCATACCACCGTCGAGGTGAACGCCTGGTGGAACAATGACAGTCTCGAGATCCTGATCTCCGACGACGGACCCGGCATTCCCCCTGATATCTTGAACCGGATCGGCGAGCCCTATCTGTCGCGCCGGCGCTTGCAGGATGACGGTGGAGGCGAGCGTCGCGGCCTGGGGCTCGGGGTGTTCATCGCGCGCACGCTTCTGGAGCGCACGGGCGCGAAAGTCTCGTTTACCAATCGGACGTTCCCCGAGCATGGCGCCGTGGTGCAGATCGCATGGCCGCGCGAGCGATTTGAGGCTACCGAGACGATCGAAGAAACAATAGGATAG
- a CDS encoding transglycosylase domain-containing protein: MALGKKKGGRKEPLFGLPAALADLRLTAADRIPNASDDKPKKAKAKRQSDDADDEPPRERKAPVSRSGAKRRSKSKIGFGIGRLVYWGAVLGLWGVIAVIGVVIWVGAHLPPIQSLEIPKRPPTIQIVGMDGSVLAQRGEMAGANVALKDLPPYLPKAFIAIEDRRFYSHFGIDPVGILRAAVTNVLHRGVSQGGSTLTQQLAKNLFLTQERTMQRKLQEAELAIWLERKHSKNEILELYLNRVYFGSGAYGVEAAAQKYFGKSARNVTVAEAAMLAGLVKSPSRLAPNRNPEGAEQRAQVVLAALAEAKFITEAQAQASIGHPSYNVKPAGAGTVNYVADWIGEVLDDLVGQIDQSITVETTIDPKLQSVAEAAIIDELAAKSVKFNVSQGALVAMTPDGAVRALVGGRNYSESQYNRAVTAKRQPGSSFKPFVYLTALEQGLTPDTIRQDAPIEVKGWKPENYTHEYFGAVTLTQALAMSLNTVAIRLGLEVGPKNVVRTAHRLGISSKLEPNASIALGTSEVSVVELVGAYAPFANGGLAVSPHVVTKIKTIEGGKLLYMRQGDERNQVIEPRYVAMMNTMMRETLISGTAKKAEIPGWMAAGKTGTSQDYRDAWFVGYTANLVTGVWLGNDDNSPTKKATGGGLPVEVWSRFMRTAHEGVPVASLPNSQVGWGLSNLAQAASQVSAPTQPAPVSNGGTRPPPTRANVRPEPAAGLDGWLMDRLFGGNR; encoded by the coding sequence ATGGCGTTGGGAAAGAAAAAAGGCGGGCGCAAGGAGCCGCTGTTTGGCTTGCCCGCAGCGCTGGCCGATTTGCGCCTGACGGCGGCCGATCGCATCCCCAATGCCTCGGACGACAAGCCGAAAAAGGCCAAGGCCAAGCGCCAGAGCGACGATGCCGATGACGAGCCGCCGCGCGAAAGGAAGGCGCCCGTGAGCCGCAGCGGCGCAAAGCGAAGGTCGAAGTCGAAGATCGGTTTTGGCATTGGCCGTCTCGTCTATTGGGGCGCGGTGCTCGGCCTCTGGGGCGTGATCGCCGTGATCGGCGTCGTGATCTGGGTCGGCGCCCATCTGCCGCCGATCCAATCGCTGGAGATTCCAAAACGCCCGCCGACGATCCAGATCGTCGGCATGGACGGCAGCGTGCTCGCGCAACGCGGCGAGATGGCCGGCGCCAATGTCGCCCTGAAGGATCTGCCGCCATATTTGCCGAAGGCCTTCATCGCCATCGAGGACCGCCGCTTCTATTCGCATTTCGGCATCGACCCGGTCGGTATCTTGCGCGCCGCCGTCACCAATGTTCTCCATCGCGGCGTCTCGCAGGGCGGCTCGACGCTGACGCAGCAGCTCGCCAAGAACCTGTTCCTGACGCAGGAGCGCACCATGCAGCGCAAGCTGCAGGAGGCCGAGCTTGCGATCTGGCTGGAGCGCAAGCACTCCAAGAACGAGATTCTGGAGCTCTACCTCAACCGCGTCTATTTCGGCTCCGGCGCCTATGGCGTCGAGGCCGCAGCGCAGAAATATTTCGGCAAGTCGGCCAGGAACGTGACGGTCGCGGAGGCCGCGATGCTCGCGGGCCTCGTCAAATCGCCCTCGCGCCTTGCGCCCAACCGCAATCCCGAAGGCGCCGAGCAGCGCGCGCAGGTCGTGCTCGCCGCGCTGGCGGAGGCCAAATTCATCACCGAAGCGCAGGCGCAGGCCTCGATCGGCCATCCCTCCTACAATGTGAAGCCGGCCGGCGCCGGCACCGTGAATTACGTCGCCGACTGGATCGGCGAAGTGCTGGACGATCTCGTCGGACAGATCGACCAGAGCATCACGGTCGAGACCACGATTGATCCAAAGCTCCAGAGCGTGGCGGAAGCCGCCATCATCGATGAGCTCGCGGCGAAAAGCGTGAAGTTCAACGTCAGCCAGGGCGCGCTGGTCGCCATGACGCCCGACGGCGCGGTGCGCGCCTTGGTCGGCGGGCGGAACTATTCCGAGAGCCAGTACAATCGCGCGGTGACCGCCAAACGCCAGCCGGGCTCATCGTTCAAGCCGTTCGTCTATCTGACGGCGCTCGAGCAGGGGTTGACGCCCGACACGATCCGCCAGGACGCGCCGATCGAGGTCAAGGGCTGGAAGCCCGAGAACTACACACATGAGTATTTCGGCGCGGTAACGCTGACGCAGGCGCTCGCGATGTCGCTCAACACGGTCGCAATCCGCCTCGGCCTCGAGGTCGGGCCGAAGAACGTGGTGCGCACCGCGCACCGGCTCGGCATCTCCTCGAAGCTCGAGCCCAACGCCTCGATCGCGCTCGGTACCTCCGAAGTCTCGGTCGTCGAGCTGGTCGGCGCCTATGCGCCGTTCGCCAATGGCGGCCTCGCCGTGTCGCCGCATGTGGTGACGAAGATCAAGACGATAGAAGGCGGCAAGCTGCTCTACATGCGCCAGGGTGACGAGCGCAACCAGGTGATCGAGCCGCGCTATGTGGCGATGATGAACACGATGATGCGGGAAACGCTGATCTCCGGCACCGCCAAGAAGGCGGAGATCCCCGGCTGGATGGCGGCCGGCAAGACCGGCACCAGCCAGGATTACCGCGACGCCTGGTTCGTCGGCTACACTGCCAACCTCGTCACCGGCGTCTGGCTCGGCAATGACGACAACTCGCCCACGAAGAAAGCCACCGGCGGCGGCCTGCCGGTGGAAGTCTGGTCGCGCTTCATGCGCACCGCGCACGAAGGCGTGCCGGTCGCAAGCCTGCCGAATTCGCAAGTCGGCTGGGGTCTGTCGAACCTCGCGCAGGCGGCCTCGCAAGTCTCCGCCCCGACGCAGCCCGCTCCCGTCAGCAACGGTGGCACTCGCCCGCCCCCGACGCGCGCCAATGTGCGACCGGAGCCGGCCGCGGGGCTCGATGGCTGGCTGATGGATCGGTTGTTCGGCGGGAACCGGTAG
- a CDS encoding MmcB family DNA repair protein — translation MDNAARHIALVPPTDGRQSETALAVARGTARLLRSLGFSCVSELPLPSGRRADLVALNERGEIWIVEIKSSVEDLRSDQKWHEYRAHCDRLFFAFTQDLPCEIFPQDTGLIIADAYGAHLHCEAPEHKLPAPTRKQMTVRFAMAAALRINRLVDPQGHAEFWE, via the coding sequence ATGGACAACGCTGCCCGCCACATCGCACTCGTGCCGCCGACCGACGGCCGCCAGTCCGAAACCGCGCTCGCGGTCGCGCGCGGCACGGCGCGGCTGTTGCGATCGCTCGGCTTCTCCTGCGTCAGCGAACTGCCGCTGCCGTCGGGCCGTCGTGCCGATCTCGTCGCGCTGAACGAGCGCGGCGAGATCTGGATCGTCGAGATCAAGTCATCGGTCGAGGATCTGCGCAGCGACCAGAAATGGCACGAGTATCGCGCCCATTGCGACCGGCTGTTCTTCGCCTTCACGCAGGACCTTCCTTGCGAGATTTTCCCACAAGATACCGGCCTGATCATCGCGGATGCCTATGGCGCGCATCTCCACTGCGAGGCGCCCGAGCACAAGCTGCCGGCCCCCACCCGCAAGCAGATGACGGTGCGTTTTGCGATGGCGGCTGCGCTCCGGATCAATCGCTTGGTCGATCCGCAGGGCCATGCGGAGTTTTGGGAGTAG
- a CDS encoding alpha-amylase family glycosyl hydrolase — protein sequence MAQSDENWWRDGIFYQIYPRSFQDTDGDGVGDLAGILRRLAYVQSLGVDAIWLSPVFRSPMADFGYDISDYTGIDPLFGTMEDFDALLEATHESGLKLILDLVPNHTSDQHPWFIASRSSRDNPKRDWFIWRDPGPDGGPPNNWLSEFGGSAWAYDEATGQYYYHAFLDRQPDLNWRNPDVRAAMYDVMRFWLEKGVDGFRVDVIWHLIKDAEFRDNPPNPHYVEGRPPHEKILTQYSTDQPEVHDVIAEMRRVTDAYRARVLIGEIYLPLHRLMAYYGNDLTGAQMPFNFALLSTFWSARSIETIIEDYEKALPKGAWPNWVLGNHDRPRVAGRVGPEQARVAAMLLLTLRGTPTLYYGDEIGISQVAIAPEDVRDPFEKNVPGIGVGRDGCRTPMQWDSSNFGGFSQVAPWLPLPEIYAHENVVNLEADKFSILNLYKRMIILRKAHPPLVVGDYHPIAAQGDLLIYRRQAGDDALVVVLNLGPDPVAVTTSAVRFGSEILLSTFLDREGEELEGVLDLRGNEGVVIAPSR from the coding sequence ATGGCTCAAAGCGACGAAAACTGGTGGCGCGATGGCATCTTCTATCAGATCTATCCGCGCTCGTTTCAGGACACCGACGGCGACGGGGTCGGCGATCTCGCCGGCATCCTCCGGCGTCTGGCTTACGTGCAATCGCTCGGCGTCGACGCCATCTGGCTGTCGCCGGTCTTCCGCTCGCCGATGGCCGATTTCGGCTACGACATCTCCGACTACACCGGCATCGATCCCCTGTTCGGCACCATGGAGGATTTCGATGCGCTGCTCGAGGCCACCCATGAGAGCGGGCTGAAGCTGATCCTCGATCTCGTGCCGAACCACACCTCCGACCAGCATCCCTGGTTCATCGCCAGCCGCTCCTCGCGCGACAATCCCAAGCGCGACTGGTTCATCTGGCGCGATCCCGGTCCCGACGGCGGTCCGCCGAACAACTGGCTGTCCGAGTTCGGTGGCAGTGCGTGGGCCTATGACGAAGCGACCGGTCAATATTACTACCACGCCTTCCTCGACCGGCAGCCGGACCTCAACTGGCGCAACCCGGATGTCCGCGCGGCGATGTATGACGTGATGCGGTTCTGGCTGGAGAAGGGCGTCGACGGCTTTCGCGTCGACGTCATCTGGCACCTGATCAAGGACGCGGAGTTCCGCGACAACCCGCCGAACCCGCATTACGTGGAGGGACGTCCGCCGCACGAAAAAATCCTCACGCAGTATTCGACCGACCAGCCGGAGGTGCATGACGTCATCGCCGAGATGCGGCGTGTCACCGATGCGTATCGCGCGCGCGTGCTGATCGGCGAGATCTATCTGCCGCTGCATCGGCTGATGGCCTATTACGGCAACGATCTCACCGGCGCGCAGATGCCGTTCAACTTTGCGCTGCTTTCGACCTTCTGGAGCGCGCGCTCGATCGAGACGATCATCGAGGACTACGAGAAGGCGCTGCCGAAGGGGGCCTGGCCGAACTGGGTGCTCGGCAATCACGACCGGCCGCGCGTCGCAGGCCGCGTCGGGCCGGAGCAGGCGCGCGTCGCCGCCATGCTGCTACTGACGCTGCGCGGCACGCCGACGCTCTATTATGGCGACGAGATCGGGATCAGCCAGGTCGCGATCGCGCCCGAGGACGTCCGAGATCCCTTCGAGAAGAACGTGCCAGGCATCGGCGTCGGCCGCGACGGCTGCCGTACTCCGATGCAATGGGATTCTTCGAATTTTGGCGGCTTCTCTCAAGTTGCGCCGTGGCTGCCGCTGCCGGAGATCTACGCTCATGAGAACGTGGTCAATCTCGAAGCCGACAAATTCTCGATCCTCAATCTCTACAAGCGCATGATCATCTTGCGGAAGGCGCACCCGCCGCTGGTCGTGGGCGACTATCATCCGATCGCCGCGCAAGGCGACCTCCTGATCTATCGCCGGCAGGCCGGCGACGACGCGCTGGTCGTGGTGCTCAATCTCGGCCCCGACCCGGTCGCCGTCACCACCAGCGCGGTCCGCTTCGGCAGCGAGATCCTGCTCTCGACCTTCCTCGACCGCGAAGGCGAGGAGCTCGAAGGCGTGCTGGATTTGCGCGGCAATGAAGGCGTGGTGATCGCGCCGTCGCGATGA
- a CDS encoding ABC transporter permease, which translates to MSEISLHRGLAMHRINAMILRYWYLLMSSWPRLLELLYWPALQVITWGFIQLYIAQNANFFARAGGTLIGAVILWDILFRGQLGFSISFLEEMWARNIGNLMMSPLKPIEFLLALMVMSLIRLAIGVIPMTLLALFLFHFNFYSLGLPLIAFFCNLIFTSWAVGIFVSGLVLRNGLGAESIVWTLMFAIMPLACIYYPVSVLPPWLQIVAWTLPPTYVFEGMRALLIEHSFRADLMLDALAINAGLLAASFWAFLALLRSAKKHGSLLSSGE; encoded by the coding sequence ATGAGCGAGATTTCCCTCCATCGCGGCCTGGCGATGCATCGCATCAATGCGATGATCCTGCGCTACTGGTACCTGTTGATGTCGTCATGGCCGCGGCTTCTGGAGCTGCTCTACTGGCCGGCGCTCCAGGTCATCACCTGGGGCTTCATCCAGCTCTATATCGCGCAAAACGCCAATTTCTTCGCGCGGGCCGGCGGCACGCTGATCGGCGCCGTCATCCTCTGGGACATCCTGTTCCGAGGCCAGCTCGGCTTCTCCATCTCGTTCCTGGAGGAGATGTGGGCGCGCAACATCGGCAATCTCATGATGAGCCCGCTTAAGCCGATCGAGTTCCTGCTCGCGCTCATGGTCATGAGCCTGATCCGGCTCGCGATCGGCGTCATCCCGATGACGCTGCTCGCGCTGTTTCTGTTTCACTTCAATTTCTACAGCCTCGGCCTGCCGCTGATCGCCTTCTTCTGCAATCTGATCTTCACGAGCTGGGCGGTCGGCATCTTCGTTTCCGGCCTGGTGTTACGGAACGGGCTCGGGGCCGAAAGCATCGTCTGGACCTTGATGTTCGCGATCATGCCGCTCGCCTGCATTTACTATCCCGTCAGCGTGCTGCCGCCCTGGCTGCAGATTGTCGCCTGGACGCTGCCGCCGACCTATGTGTTCGAGGGAATGCGGGCGCTCCTGATCGAGCACAGCTTCCGCGCCGACCTGATGCTCGATGCGCTCGCCATCAATGCGGGCCTTCTGGCGGCGTCTTTCTGGGCATTCCTTGCCCTTTTGCGCAGCGCCAAGAAGCACGGCTCGCTGCTGTCCAGCGGCGAATAG
- a CDS encoding ActR/PrrA/RegA family redox response regulator transcription factor produces MNAIAELNEQADRSLLIVEDDKPFLERLSRAMETRGFTVTSCDTVSDGLAEIGKAAPAFAVVDLRLGDGNGLDVVSALKKKRPDARAIVLTGYGNIATAVTAVKMGAIDYLSKPADADDVVAALLSTGTEKSELPANPMSADRVRWEHIQRIYEMCNRNVSETARRLNMHRRTLQRILAKRAPR; encoded by the coding sequence TTGAACGCCATCGCCGAACTGAATGAACAGGCCGACCGCTCACTGCTGATCGTCGAGGACGACAAGCCGTTTCTGGAGCGGCTGTCGCGCGCCATGGAGACGCGCGGCTTCACCGTGACCTCCTGCGATACCGTCTCGGATGGATTGGCAGAGATCGGCAAGGCCGCGCCTGCCTTCGCGGTGGTGGACTTGCGACTCGGCGACGGCAACGGCCTCGACGTGGTCTCGGCGCTGAAGAAGAAGCGCCCCGACGCGCGCGCCATCGTGCTCACCGGCTATGGCAACATTGCCACCGCCGTGACCGCGGTGAAGATGGGCGCGATCGATTATCTCTCCAAGCCGGCCGACGCCGACGACGTCGTCGCCGCCTTGCTTTCAACCGGCACTGAAAAGTCCGAGCTGCCGGCGAACCCGATGTCGGCCGACCGCGTGCGCTGGGAGCACATCCAGCGCATCTACGAGATGTGCAACCGCAACGTCTCGGAAACCGCGCGCCGCCTCAACATGCACCGCCGCACCCTGCAGCGAATCCTGGCCAAGCGCGCGCCGCGGTAG
- a CDS encoding M48 family metallopeptidase — MICFCAERFPWRRLWQNPGELLLPGLTDMATRALLYRRPHEPKTFVIHHGSQFFAIRLRRHRRARRYTLRIHPSDREAILTMPPRGTLAEAKDFAQRHGAWIAARLGRLPKAAPFQTGTVIPLRGLPHRIVHRAGVRGTVWTEVRDSGERIICVAGGVDHVDRRVHDFLKREARHDLQRSAEAYAGELGVRVRRLSIRDQSSRWGSCTSAGSLSFSWRLILAPPYVLDYLAAHEVAHLVEMNHSPRFWRVCAKVCPSVERAKKWLDTHGNDLHRYGIED, encoded by the coding sequence ATGATTTGTTTTTGCGCCGAGCGCTTTCCGTGGCGGCGGTTATGGCAGAATCCGGGCGAACTCCTGCTCCCCGGACTGACAGACATGGCCACTCGCGCGCTCCTTTATCGGCGGCCCCACGAACCCAAGACCTTTGTGATCCACCACGGGTCGCAATTCTTTGCGATAAGGCTGCGCCGACACCGTCGCGCGCGGCGCTATACGCTTCGAATTCATCCGAGCGATCGCGAAGCGATCCTCACAATGCCGCCGCGTGGCACGCTCGCGGAGGCAAAAGACTTCGCGCAGCGTCACGGTGCATGGATAGCCGCGCGCCTTGGCCGCTTGCCCAAGGCCGCGCCGTTCCAGACGGGCACCGTGATACCGCTTCGTGGCTTGCCGCATCGGATCGTGCATCGCGCCGGCGTGCGCGGCACGGTGTGGACGGAAGTGCGCGACAGCGGCGAGCGCATCATCTGCGTTGCCGGCGGCGTCGATCACGTCGATCGCCGTGTCCATGACTTCCTGAAGCGCGAGGCGCGCCACGATCTGCAGCGGTCGGCGGAAGCTTACGCCGGCGAGCTCGGCGTTCGCGTCAGGCGGCTGTCGATCCGCGATCAGTCGAGCCGCTGGGGCTCCTGCACCTCCGCCGGCTCGCTGTCGTTCTCCTGGCGCCTGATCCTCGCGCCGCCCTACGTGCTGGACTATCTCGCCGCCCACGAGGTCGCCCATCTCGTCGAGATGAACCACTCACCGCGGTTCTGGCGGGTGTGCGCGAAGGTCTGCCCGTCGGTCGAGCGCGCCAAGAAGTGGCTCGACACGCACGGCAACGACCTGCATCGGTACGGGATCGAGGATTGA
- a CDS encoding polyhydroxyalkanoate depolymerase, giving the protein MPIGEFGGAPPLVAEGSPVLTTPMYWMYEMAHASLNPARAVTDATKILFQNPLNPWSHTDVGKSLAAACELFERTTRRYGKPEWGLDDTEVNGIRVPVEVRPVWEKPFCRLLYFDRKFTRPLRSPQPRVLIVAPMSGHYATLLRGTVEALLPAHEVYITDWADARMVPLSEGRFDLDDYIDYVIEMLHVLGGNTHVMAVCQPSVPVVAAVSIMEARRDPFVPTSMTLMGGPIDTRRNPTAVNKVAEERGIDWFRNHVITKVPFPHPGMMRDVYPGFLQLNGFISMNLDRHMDAHKQLFAHLVKGDGDLVDKHRDFYDEYLAVMDLTAEYYLQTVDTVFVKHALPKGEMTHRGTRVDPTKITRVALMTVEGENDDISGLGQTEATHGLCSSIPENRRVHYVQKGVGHYGVFNGSRFKSEIVPRIHDFMISAANPKASLALAAE; this is encoded by the coding sequence ATGCCCATTGGTGAGTTTGGCGGCGCACCGCCCCTAGTGGCCGAAGGCAGTCCGGTCTTAACGACGCCGATGTACTGGATGTACGAGATGGCGCATGCCTCTCTCAATCCAGCGCGCGCCGTCACCGACGCCACCAAGATCCTGTTTCAGAATCCCCTGAATCCGTGGTCGCACACCGATGTCGGCAAATCGCTGGCCGCGGCCTGCGAATTGTTCGAGCGCACCACGCGCCGCTACGGCAAGCCGGAATGGGGGCTCGACGACACCGAAGTCAACGGCATACGTGTTCCCGTCGAGGTCCGCCCGGTCTGGGAAAAACCGTTTTGCCGGCTGCTCTATTTCGATCGCAAATTCACCCGTCCGCTGCGCAGCCCTCAGCCGCGCGTCCTGATCGTGGCGCCGATGTCCGGCCATTACGCGACGCTGCTTCGCGGCACTGTCGAGGCCCTGCTGCCCGCGCATGAGGTCTACATCACCGATTGGGCCGACGCTCGCATGGTCCCCCTGAGCGAAGGCCGCTTCGATCTCGACGACTACATCGACTACGTCATCGAGATGCTGCATGTGCTCGGCGGCAACACCCATGTGATGGCGGTGTGCCAGCCTTCCGTCCCCGTCGTCGCGGCCGTCTCGATCATGGAGGCGCGGCGCGACCCGTTCGTGCCGACCTCGATGACGCTGATGGGCGGCCCGATCGACACCCGCCGCAATCCGACCGCGGTGAACAAGGTTGCCGAAGAGCGCGGCATCGACTGGTTCCGCAACCACGTCATCACCAAGGTGCCGTTCCCGCATCCCGGCATGATGCGCGACGTCTATCCGGGCTTTTTGCAGCTCAACGGCTTCATCAGCATGAATCTCGACCGGCATATGGATGCGCACAAGCAGCTGTTTGCCCATCTGGTGAAGGGCGACGGCGATCTCGTCGACAAGCACCGCGACTTCTACGACGAATATCTCGCGGTGATGGACCTGACCGCGGAGTATTACCTGCAGACGGTCGATACCGTGTTCGTCAAGCACGCGCTGCCGAAGGGTGAGATGACCCATCGCGGCACGCGGGTTGATCCCACCAAGATCACGCGTGTTGCGCTGATGACGGTGGAAGGCGAGAACGACGACATCTCGGGTCTCGGTCAGACCGAAGCGACGCATGGTTTGTGCAGCTCGATCCCCGAAAATCGCCGCGTGCATTACGTGCAGAAGGGCGTCGGACATTACGGCGTGTTCAATGGCTCGCGCTTCAAGTCGGAAATCGTGCCGCGTATCCACGATTTCATGATTTCGGCGGCGAATCCGAAGGCTTCACTGGCGCTGGCGGCCGAATAG
- a CDS encoding ABC transporter ATP-binding protein, producing the protein MTENDKASSRLTVADSTLSAAIEVDHLVKFYKQTRAVDDISFSLPRGSITGLLGGNGAGKTTTIAMIMGLVLPTSGRVRVLGHRMPEESADVLGRMNFESPYVDMPMRLTVRQNLTIFGKLYAVKDLSGRIAQLADDLDLNEFIDRANGKLSAGQKTRVALAKALINQPELLLLDEPTASLDPDTADWVRAHLEAYRKAHNATILLASHNMLEVERLCDRVIIMKRGRIEDDDTPDAIMARYNRATLEEVFLDVARGRSNGAAREAVR; encoded by the coding sequence ATGACCGAGAATGACAAGGCTTCAAGTCGGCTGACTGTCGCGGACAGCACACTGTCCGCGGCGATCGAGGTCGACCATCTCGTCAAGTTCTACAAGCAGACCCGCGCGGTCGACGACATTTCTTTTTCGCTTCCGCGCGGCAGCATCACGGGTCTGCTCGGCGGCAACGGCGCCGGCAAGACCACGACGATCGCGATGATCATGGGTCTCGTGCTGCCGACCTCCGGCCGCGTGCGGGTGCTCGGGCATCGGATGCCGGAAGAGAGCGCCGATGTGCTCGGGCGGATGAATTTCGAAAGCCCCTATGTCGACATGCCGATGCGGCTCACGGTGCGGCAGAATCTGACGATTTTCGGCAAGCTCTATGCGGTGAAGGATCTGTCCGGTCGCATCGCGCAGCTTGCCGACGATCTCGATCTCAACGAATTCATCGACCGGGCCAACGGCAAGCTCTCGGCCGGGCAGAAGACCCGCGTTGCGCTTGCGAAGGCGCTGATCAACCAGCCCGAGCTGCTGCTGCTGGACGAGCCGACGGCCTCGCTCGACCCCGACACGGCCGACTGGGTGCGGGCGCATCTCGAGGCCTACCGCAAGGCCCATAACGCCACCATCCTGCTCGCCTCGCACAACATGCTCGAGGTCGAGCGTCTCTGCGACCGCGTCATCATCATGAAGCGCGGCCGCATCGAGGATGACGACACGCCCGACGCCATCATGGCCCGCTACAACCGCGCCACGTTGGAAGAGGTGTTTCTCGACGTCGCGCGCGGCCGCAGCAACGGAGCGGCGCGGGAGGCGGTGCGATGA
- a CDS encoding DUF1330 domain-containing protein, giving the protein MGHIDPTKEVFAQFRENDRPGPIHMLNLVRLRKEAAYPDGRKASGAEAYAAYGRESGPVFTRLGGRIVWQGKFEIMLIGPQEERWDHCFIAEYPGVAAFVEMIRDPVYREAVKHRQAAVEDSRLIRHAVQPVGKNFGEIPE; this is encoded by the coding sequence ATGGGCCATATCGATCCGACCAAGGAGGTTTTCGCGCAATTCCGGGAGAACGACCGCCCGGGCCCGATCCACATGCTCAACCTGGTCCGCCTGCGCAAGGAGGCGGCCTATCCGGACGGCCGCAAAGCGTCCGGCGCCGAGGCCTATGCGGCCTATGGTCGCGAAAGTGGCCCGGTGTTCACACGCCTCGGCGGCCGCATCGTCTGGCAGGGCAAGTTCGAGATCATGCTGATTGGTCCGCAGGAGGAGCGCTGGGACCACTGCTTCATCGCCGAATATCCAGGCGTCGCCGCCTTCGTCGAGATGATCCGCGATCCCGTTTATCGCGAAGCGGTGAAACACCGGCAAGCGGCGGTCGAAGACTCCCGCCTGATCCGGCATGCGGTGCAGCCGGTCGGCAAGAATTTTGGTGAGATACCGGAGTAG